Proteins co-encoded in one Erinaceus europaeus unplaced genomic scaffold, mEriEur2.1 scaffold_667, whole genome shotgun sequence genomic window:
- the ANGPTL8 gene encoding angiopoietin-like protein 8 — protein sequence MALLGLSLLCALVSSVPCSLAAPLGDPEPARHEELTLLFYGALQLGQSLNGVYRTTEAQLEEAGHSLGLYDRALGLLGQEVSQGLDAAQELRASLSDMQMEEEALKVQAEATAQTLRKAAQGQKVLWENMKRLEVQLQGARLGHARHQLEALKARADEQSHLLWVLAGHLQLQRQELVSQQERLRHIRQRLHAAAAHPA from the exons ATggccttgctggggctcagcctgCTGTGCGCTCTGGTCTCCTCGGTCCCCTGCAGCCTGGCGGCCCCCCTGGGGGACCCGGAGCCGGCGAGGCACGAGGAGCTGACCCTGCTCTTCTATGGGGCCCTCCAGCTGGGCCAGTCCCTCAACGGCGTGTACCGGACCACTGAGGCCCAGCTGGAGGAAGCCGGGCATAGCCTGGGCCTCTATGACCGTGCGCTGGGGCTACTGGGCCAGGAGGTCAGCCAGGGCCTGGATGCCGCCCAGGAGCTGCGGGCCAGCCTGTCGGACATGCAG ATGGAAGAGGAAGCCTTAAAGGTCCAGGCAGAAGCCACAGCCCAGACCCTGAGGAAGGCGGCCCAGGGTCAGAAGGTGCTTTGGGAGAACATGAAGCGGCTAGAAGTCCAACTACAGGGTGCCAGGCTGGGACACGCCCGCCACCAACTGGAGGCTTTGAAG GCCCGCGCTGACGAGCAGAGTCATCTCCTTTGGGTGCTGGCGGGTCACCTGCAGCTCCAGCGCCAGGAGCTGGTGTCGCAGCAGGAGAGGCTGCGACATATACGCCAGAG ATTGCACGCAGCCGCAGCTCACCCAGCCTGA